A region from the Gemmatimonadota bacterium genome encodes:
- a CDS encoding pyrroloquinoline quinone-dependent dehydrogenase has translation MKAASLRHVAAVLCLPLAAGCGAASASVHASAPPSDWPAYGGDAGGRRYSPLTLIDTTNVGELEVAWTFRTGELGQNARDGGDLTFEATPIHFEGALYLPTAFGAVFSLDPVTGAERWRHDSGVPRDRGYSEVTSRGVSAWRDPRADPLVACAARIFYGTIDARLIALDAGTGERCEAFGDRGVVDLFPLTDVPADERGNYQVTSAPAVVDGVVVVGPSMGDNWRADTGDGSVRGFDARTGELLWGWEPIARVSPDGGHTGAANAWSTISADPKRGLVFVPTGSASPDFFGGLRRGSNEWANSVVALRARTGEIVWGFQTVHHDLFDYDVAPQPLLADIPAGEHRGRSVVVQASKTGFLFVLDRDTGRPVFGVEERDVPASSVAGERAASTQPVPLLPAPLIDDAGVDPRNPWGPTEEIRRVCREMAEGAIYDGAFTPPALEITVQFPGNGAGTNWGSTAFHPGRGLLVVPTLRYATLVRLIPADSVTPARARNAQAGRPFEIARQEGAMYGMMRRSWIAPGATPCTPPPWGVVTAVDLSTGLVAWERPFGSIEGLSEDTGAPLIGGPIVTAGGLVFMGASVDGRIRALSLGSGEELWRAPLPAAGIATPMTYRGEDGRQYVVIAAGGHGKVGLPSGDYVVAFALPGGPAGE, from the coding sequence ATGAAAGCTGCTTCGCTCAGGCACGTGGCCGCCGTCCTCTGCCTGCCGCTCGCGGCCGGCTGCGGCGCCGCCTCGGCCTCCGTCCACGCGTCCGCGCCGCCGTCCGACTGGCCGGCCTACGGCGGCGACGCCGGGGGACGGCGCTACTCGCCGCTGACGCTGATCGACACGACAAACGTGGGCGAGCTGGAGGTCGCCTGGACCTTCCGCACCGGGGAGCTCGGGCAGAACGCTCGCGACGGCGGCGACCTGACCTTCGAGGCCACGCCCATCCACTTCGAGGGCGCGCTCTACCTGCCCACCGCGTTCGGCGCCGTGTTCTCGCTGGACCCCGTGACGGGCGCGGAGCGGTGGCGTCACGACTCGGGCGTGCCGCGCGACCGCGGCTACTCGGAGGTCACGTCCCGCGGCGTCTCGGCGTGGCGCGACCCGCGCGCCGACCCCCTCGTGGCGTGCGCAGCGCGCATCTTCTACGGGACCATAGACGCGCGCCTCATCGCGCTGGATGCGGGCACCGGAGAGCGCTGCGAGGCGTTCGGGGACCGGGGCGTGGTGGACCTGTTCCCTCTGACCGACGTCCCGGCCGACGAGCGCGGCAACTACCAGGTGACGTCGGCGCCCGCGGTGGTGGACGGCGTGGTGGTGGTGGGCCCGTCCATGGGCGACAACTGGCGCGCCGACACCGGCGACGGATCGGTGCGCGGGTTCGACGCGCGCACGGGCGAGCTGCTGTGGGGTTGGGAGCCGATCGCGCGGGTGTCCCCGGACGGGGGCCACACCGGCGCGGCGAACGCCTGGTCCACCATCAGCGCGGACCCGAAGCGGGGCCTGGTGTTCGTGCCCACGGGGAGCGCTAGCCCGGACTTCTTCGGCGGGCTGCGCCGCGGCTCCAACGAGTGGGCGAACTCGGTCGTGGCGCTGCGGGCGCGCACCGGCGAGATCGTCTGGGGCTTCCAGACCGTGCACCACGACCTCTTCGACTACGACGTGGCGCCGCAGCCGCTGCTGGCCGACATCCCGGCCGGGGAGCACCGCGGACGTTCGGTGGTCGTGCAGGCGTCCAAGACGGGCTTCCTGTTCGTCCTCGACCGGGACACGGGCAGGCCGGTGTTCGGCGTCGAGGAGCGAGACGTGCCCGCGTCGAGCGTCGCGGGCGAACGCGCCGCGTCCACCCAGCCGGTGCCCCTTCTGCCGGCGCCCCTGATCGACGACGCCGGGGTGGACCCCCGGAACCCGTGGGGTCCAACGGAGGAGATCCGGCGGGTCTGCCGCGAGATGGCGGAAGGCGCCATCTACGACGGCGCCTTCACCCCGCCCGCGCTGGAAATCACCGTCCAGTTTCCGGGCAACGGCGCCGGGACCAACTGGGGCAGCACGGCGTTCCATCCGGGACGCGGACTGCTCGTCGTACCCACGCTGCGCTACGCCACCCTGGTGCGCCTGATCCCGGCGGACAGCGTGACCCCGGCGCGCGCGCGCAACGCCCAAGCCGGCCGCCCGTTCGAGATCGCCCGCCAGGAGGGGGCCATGTACGGCATGATGCGCCGGTCCTGGATCGCCCCGGGCGCCACGCCGTGCACGCCGCCGCCGTGGGGCGTGGTGACCGCGGTCGACCTGAGCACCGGCCTGGTCGCCTGGGAGCGCCCGTTCGGGTCGATCGAGGGGTTGTCGGAGGACACGGGGGCGCCGCTGATCGGCGGCCCGATCGTGACCGCCGGCGGGCTCGTCTTCATGGGCGCCTCGGTGGACGGACGTATCCGCGCGCTGAGCCTGGGGTCGGGCGAGGAGCTGTGGCGCGCGCCGCTTCCGGCCGCCGGCATCGCTACGCCCATGACCTACCGGGGAGAGGACGGGCGCCAGTACGTGGTCATAGCCGCTGGTGGGCACGGCAAGGTGGGCCTGCCGAGTGGGGACTACGTGGTGGCCTTCGCGCTTCCCGGCGGGCCTGCGGGAGAGTGA